From a single Deltaproteobacteria bacterium genomic region:
- a CDS encoding YwbE family protein, with amino-acid sequence MNGIVRADIKQGTRVKVVQKQDQRSKKLTEGIVKDVLTKSATHPHGIKVRLESGIVGRVKKLIP; translated from the coding sequence ATGAACGGAATCGTCCGGGCGGACATCAAACAGGGAACGCGTGTTAAGGTTGTACAGAAACAGGATCAGCGATCCAAAAAACTTACGGAAGGCATCGTTAAGGATGTTCTCACGAAATCCGCCACACATCCACATGGGATCAAGGTTCGTTTGGAAAGCGGCATTGTAGGGCGCGTGAAAAAGCTCATTCCCTGA